In Methanocella paludicola SANAE, the sequence TGGATGCGCTGGCCGAGGGCGCCCCCCTTTATGTCCAGGGCATCTGTAAGGTCGACACGGGCATACAGAAGGGCGACATGGTGGCCGTGTTCACGCTAATCGGCGAGGTCGTCTCAATGGGCACGGCGAAGATGACCACCGAGGAGCTCATGGCCTCGAAAGAGGGCCAGGCCATGGATACGGTGCGCGTCGTCATGGAGCCGGGCATCTATCCCAAAGAGTGGAAGAAAAAACTTAAATGATAGAAGTACGTTATAGGGTTGCAATTCTCGAAATGCCGAGGTAGTCTAGTGGTAAGGCGCAAGCCTGGAATTTTTCTCTAATAGCGAGAAAGACCAGTGAGCTTGTGGGGGGAAACTCCCGCAAGGGTTCGAGTCCCTTCCTCGGCGCCTACATTTTTTCATTACTTTCGAAGACGTTCCTCTCGTCGGCCATATCGTCCTTGTAGAGGTATATGCAATACTCGGTGGACATGTAGTCTGCTCGCAGTACGGCCCTTTTCGAGAGGCTGCGGCAGAACTTCAGAACATCTTCGGGCGGGCATTGCCAGTAGGCATCGTTACCAAGCGCGGAGGGGCTCAGGAAATCGGCAGCCAGCCCCCTATTGCAGACTTTGAACATCTTATTTAACGTGTTCTTAATGAACCGGCGGTTATCGGATATCTTTATAGTGAATATCCCGGCAGCAAAAGCCCAGTCGAAATCGCCGCCGATGTCATCCTCCTCGAAGTCGGCGACCATGAACCGGGCATCAGGGTAGGCCTCCCGGGCGATCCGGATAAAGTCAGGGTTGATATCAATGCCCGTGTAATCGACATTTATGCCCCGGCGGCAAAGGTATCCGTACAGGTCGCCGAAGCCGCAGCCCACGTCCAGGACGGAGCAGCCCTGCAGGTCGCCGATGGCCGTCAGCGCGCCGAACCTCACGTCCCTGGCTCCGGGTATCCAGCCCAGGCTCCGGGTATCGTGGCCGTAGGTCTTCAGCTTATCGCCATAATAATTTTTAAGAATATCCCTATCCGCCGGCTTCAATTAAACCGAACAATAATTGTGCCTGATATTAAAAATATTATTCCAGAAAACGACTAAGTAGAATAAGGGAGATAATTACTCAGTTATGTCACTCAGGTGAGACGATGTCCTGGCAAAAGATGGCTTTACTTGCTCTGTTAGCCTTAGGGGTTTTCATTAGCGGCTGCTGCTGTATTACCGATCGTACCGTAGAGGTCGCCTCTGTCCAGCCTTCCGTCTCTATAGTGACCGGGGACGACGACATCATCGGCACGTGGTCAAGCGAGGGCCCGTATGGTACGCTTTACGACCCGGCAACGGGCGGCGTGACGGGATCAACTTATAATGGCGAGTGGTACTTATTCCGTAACGACGGGACATACCGATACGTGATCATGAGCTCGGGCACGGTGGTCAGCGGCGGCGTGGTAAGGGAAGGAAGCTACAGCGTCGACGGCGACGAGATATTATTCGACGATAATGAGGAGAGCTGGTACCCGGACGCGTCCAGGAGCGGCCAGACGCCCGCCTATAAGGATAAGCCGGCAGATGACGAGCGCCTGAGCTATGAAGTACTGGGCACGGACACCATATCCATCGATGGGCACACGTTCTACAGGGTAAGCCGGCAGTAGCCGGAAAAATAAATATAATTATTATTCATTTAATTAAACAGCAACTATTTATCACTTAAGCGTAAATATATGATCAGAGGAGGTTAACCAGGTGAAGCATCCAGATCTATCCTATTTCCCCACCGGGACCGCATCGATACTGGTCCTGATAACGGGCATTACCGTGATGACCGATATGTCGACGGAGCTTATGAAGGCGATCAATTTTGATCCGCTCATATACTCGATCATAACAATGATCTTCGGGTTGATCTTCGTCGTCTGGTTCATCCACGAGATCCGGCTGAGCTACACTCCCAGGTCTATCTAAGACCACAATTTTTATCAGTATAGACTTGTATTTCGATGCTTAAATATTAAAACTCGATACGTTGATGTGCATATGATCGACCCGCTGAAATCCCTGCTCGGCCTGATCGGGAAGTCCCCGTTCAAGCCGCTAAGCGAGCACGCCGAAAAGGTCAGGCTCACCGTCTGGAAGATGAGCGACGCCCTGAACGCTTACGTAGAGGGCGATGCGGCGAAGGTAGAAGCCCTCTATCACGAGATCAGCGAGCTGGAGCACCAGGCGGATAACGTGAAGCACGAGATACGGCAGAACCTGCCGTCCTCCAACATCATGCCCGTGGACAGGGCCGACACGCTATCCTATCTGAAGCAGCAGGACGACGTGGCCAACAGCGCCGAGAACGTGGCCCAGATCCTGACCATAAAGATGGTCAGCATGCCCCGGCCCGTGAAGGACGCTATACTCAAGCTGAACAGCGAAGTGCTCAAGACTGTCGAGGAGCACGTGTCGGCGTCCAATAACATCATCACCGTCCTGGACACGGCGTTCTCTCCCGAGAAGGTCAAGATCGCCCAGGACCTCATCAACAAGGTCGACGCCCAGAAGCACAAGGTCGACGTGACGAAGCTCGAGGCCATGAAGTCCATTTATGCCCACGAGAACGAGCTGGGCC encodes:
- a CDS encoding class I SAM-dependent methyltransferase; its protein translation is MKPADRDILKNYYGDKLKTYGHDTRSLGWIPGARDVRFGALTAIGDLQGCSVLDVGCGFGDLYGYLCRRGINVDYTGIDINPDFIRIAREAYPDARFMVADFEEDDIGGDFDWAFAAGIFTIKISDNRRFIKNTLNKMFKVCNRGLAADFLSPSALGNDAYWQCPPEDVLKFCRSLSKRAVLRADYMSTEYCIYLYKDDMADERNVFESNEKM
- a CDS encoding TIGR00153 family protein; the encoded protein is MIDPLKSLLGLIGKSPFKPLSEHAEKVRLTVWKMSDALNAYVEGDAAKVEALYHEISELEHQADNVKHEIRQNLPSSNIMPVDRADTLSYLKQQDDVANSAENVAQILTIKMVSMPRPVKDAILKLNSEVLKTVEEHVSASNNIITVLDTAFSPEKVKIAQDLINKVDAQKHKVDVTKLEAMKSIYAHENELGPTGVYQLLTLVKELGWVAEHAESSTNRLRLMIARK